In Niallia sp. FSL W8-0635, one genomic interval encodes:
- a CDS encoding methyl-accepting chemotaxis protein yields the protein MKIMAQNTEDMYTRSLVSITNLIQIRVNNRASDSYTLELLLTTDQAKNNELKEQLNTVWNDMDQLFSEIENGSLTTAEQELINNYKAEMQELNNARSNVLALALENKNEEAYTLFISDIEEHRTKVNDILKELQSVKTTSAENKYKANEQRLQTVTIFVYSLLAVSFILLLGISLYISRLITKPVKEIQNLLSKAEEGDFTVKGTYQSKDEIGELTSSFNHMTEKLQSVFSTVQDSSQQVASASEELSASAEQNSSASEHISLTIQELATGSETQVATVNESNQIITSLSEQTKVIAAHTEKMSVNVKRASDMSTEGNDAIKQVYKQMNSIYLNVNSLSEAISNLNERSTEIGQITDVITNISAQTNLLALNAAIEAARAGEHGKGFAVVADEVRKLAEESTSSTENIAKLIHIIQKDTETTIDTMKKASEEVQSGIRYCTNSWKLFSKN from the coding sequence ATTAAAATTATGGCTCAAAATACAGAAGATATGTATACAAGAAGCCTCGTTTCTATCACAAACTTGATTCAAATAAGAGTAAATAATAGAGCAAGTGATTCCTATACGTTAGAACTATTACTTACTACAGATCAAGCAAAAAATAATGAACTAAAAGAGCAATTGAATACCGTTTGGAATGATATGGACCAATTATTTTCGGAAATTGAAAATGGCAGTTTAACAACAGCAGAACAAGAACTTATCAATAATTATAAAGCAGAAATGCAAGAATTAAATAATGCAAGAAGTAACGTTTTAGCTCTTGCATTAGAAAATAAAAACGAAGAAGCATATACACTCTTTATTAGTGATATTGAAGAACATCGTACAAAGGTAAATGATATTCTTAAAGAACTTCAAAGTGTAAAAACCACTTCGGCTGAAAACAAATACAAAGCAAACGAACAAAGATTACAAACAGTTACTATTTTTGTTTACTCTCTTCTAGCTGTTTCATTTATTCTATTATTAGGGATTAGCTTATATATTAGTCGTTTGATTACAAAACCAGTAAAAGAAATACAAAACTTATTATCTAAAGCAGAAGAAGGAGATTTTACTGTAAAAGGAACCTATCAATCAAAAGATGAAATAGGAGAACTTACTTCTTCTTTTAATCACATGACAGAAAAGCTCCAGTCTGTATTTAGTACCGTTCAAGATTCTTCCCAGCAGGTTGCCTCTGCATCAGAAGAGCTTAGTGCAAGTGCAGAACAAAATAGCAGTGCGAGTGAGCATATTAGTTTGACAATCCAAGAGCTTGCAACTGGCTCAGAAACACAAGTAGCTACTGTGAACGAAAGCAACCAAATCATTACTTCTCTTTCGGAGCAAACAAAAGTAATAGCTGCCCATACAGAAAAAATGTCTGTGAATGTTAAGCGTGCTTCTGACATGTCAACAGAAGGAAATGATGCGATAAAGCAGGTATATAAACAAATGAACTCTATTTATTTAAACGTAAATAGTCTTTCAGAAGCAATAAGCAATTTAAATGAACGTTCAACAGAAATCGGTCAAATTACGGATGTCATTACAAATATATCTGCTCAAACAAACCTATTGGCATTAAATGCTGCGATTGAAGCAGCAAGAGCTGGTGAACATGGAAAAGGATTTGCGGTTGTCGCAGATGAGGTAAGAAAACTTGCAGAAGAATCAACTTCCTCAACAGAAAATATCGCAAAGCTTATCCATATCATTCAAAAAGATACAGAAACTACTATTGATACAATGAAAAAAGCTTCCGAAGAAGTTCAATCAGGAATTAGATATTGTACAAATAGCTGGAAACTCTTTTCAAAAAATTGA
- a CDS encoding MFS transporter, translating into MNTFNQLHASLRIRMYLQFVTALSSSAIIPYIAVYFSSLIGNTITGVLVIFVILSGIIGGFIGGYLADKVGRRKMMIMAELGVGITYLFIAIVNSPWINLPYISAGLFMINLLFNGMFFPASTAMIHDLVKMEQRKFVFTAMYWLGNLATALGTITGAFFFLDYHFFFFLLVGTVSLLSSLVTYLFIKESLVKRKNSVKNVVSSSIWSSYYHVLKDRIYMIYLLSCLLIFSFESHLTNYIAIHLRDTMEESSLLGLITLNGVNMVGILHAENTLLVVFCVGIVSWMMKKLSDYKQYFIGMCLFVFSYCILSYVSSPVWLIIMMLFISIGELMYVPINQSLLADLVNENHRSSYLAVNGLIGQGQMILAGLAITISTKLSVITMSLGFFLFGAIGLLLMGYVVKMRTTATKHLNVTHTV; encoded by the coding sequence CATGCTTCCCTTCGTATCCGCATGTACTTACAATTCGTGACCGCCCTTTCTTCTAGTGCCATTATTCCCTATATAGCGGTTTATTTTAGTTCACTAATTGGTAATACGATTACGGGAGTACTTGTTATTTTTGTTATACTATCTGGCATTATCGGAGGCTTTATTGGCGGTTATTTAGCGGATAAAGTCGGTAGAAGAAAAATGATGATAATGGCGGAATTAGGTGTAGGAATCACCTATCTTTTTATTGCCATTGTTAATTCCCCATGGATCAATCTTCCTTATATTAGTGCTGGATTATTTATGATTAATTTGTTATTTAACGGCATGTTTTTCCCTGCTTCCACAGCAATGATTCATGACTTAGTAAAGATGGAACAACGGAAATTTGTCTTTACCGCCATGTATTGGCTTGGAAATTTGGCAACAGCACTTGGAACAATTACAGGGGCTTTTTTCTTCTTAGACTATCATTTTTTTTTCTTCTTGCTAGTTGGCACTGTTTCTCTCTTATCTAGTCTCGTAACCTATTTATTTATTAAAGAATCTCTTGTAAAAAGAAAGAATTCTGTGAAAAATGTAGTATCATCGTCCATTTGGTCAAGTTATTATCATGTATTAAAGGATCGAATTTATATGATTTACTTGCTTTCTTGTTTACTTATCTTTTCGTTTGAAAGTCATTTAACCAATTACATTGCCATTCACTTAAGGGATACGATGGAAGAATCCTCTCTTTTAGGATTAATCACTTTAAACGGGGTAAATATGGTAGGAATTCTTCATGCGGAAAATACACTACTCGTTGTTTTTTGTGTGGGAATTGTTTCTTGGATGATGAAAAAGCTATCTGACTACAAACAGTATTTTATCGGTATGTGCTTATTTGTATTTAGTTATTGCATTCTATCTTATGTTTCTTCGCCAGTATGGCTTATTATTATGATGTTGTTTATTTCTATTGGTGAACTTATGTATGTACCAATTAATCAAAGCCTTCTTGCTGATTTAGTAAATGAAAATCACCGAAGTTCTTATCTGGCGGTTAATGGACTAATAGGTCAAGGGCAGATGATTTTAGCAGGCCTTGCGATTACAATTAGCACCAAGCTGTCTGTCATTACGATGAGTTTAGGTTTCTTCCTATTTGGAGCAATTGGCTTATTATTAATGGGATATGTAGTTAAAATGCGAACTACCGCCACGAAGCATCTGAATGTAACACATACTGTTTAA
- the thiT gene encoding energy-coupled thiamine transporter ThiT, which translates to MKNMKLVVMIEVAIMAAIALILDLLPSIPVFNTSISFAMVPIFIVAFRWGFKASTIAGFLWGVLQIVVGDLQALSFWQVILEYLFAFACIGFAGLFASSIQNALKKKQKGLATSLIILAVIVGGFTRYIWHFIAGVTIWASYAPEGMSPFINSLIVNGGSYLGATILCAIVLVLLIISAPRIVLDRPATGASKS; encoded by the coding sequence ATGAAAAATATGAAATTAGTTGTCATGATTGAAGTGGCAATTATGGCTGCAATAGCACTTATTTTAGATTTATTGCCATCCATTCCCGTTTTTAACACATCGATTTCTTTTGCAATGGTCCCTATTTTTATCGTAGCTTTTCGCTGGGGCTTTAAAGCTAGCACAATCGCAGGTTTCTTATGGGGCGTTTTACAAATTGTGGTCGGTGATCTACAGGCATTAAGCTTTTGGCAGGTTATTTTAGAATACTTATTCGCATTTGCATGTATTGGATTTGCAGGGTTATTTGCTTCATCCATTCAAAATGCTTTAAAAAAGAAACAAAAAGGATTAGCGACCAGCTTAATTATTTTGGCTGTTATAGTAGGTGGCTTTACTCGCTATATTTGGCATTTTATCGCAGGAGTAACGATTTGGGCGAGCTATGCACCAGAAGGAATGTCACCATTTATCAATTCCTTGATTGTAAACGGTGGTTCTTACTTAGGAGCAACAATCTTGTGTGCAATCGTACTTGTTCTTTTAATAATTTCCGCTCCACGTATTGTTCTTGATAGACCAGCAACTGGAGCTTCTAAAAGTTAA
- a CDS encoding GNAT family N-acetyltransferase: protein MITLKNGLEIQIRSYKEADFSSIHALNEQENWSNLVEKKEDTKAAWNHSNIAYVATVDDKIIGYIRGITDQSITIYICELLIDQEYRGIGVGQELLYFVHSLYPITRVEMLASSTSQAYYENKGFRPFYGFRNTFAEWDR, encoded by the coding sequence ATGATTACGTTAAAAAATGGGCTGGAAATTCAAATACGTTCCTATAAAGAGGCTGACTTTTCATCGATTCACGCCTTAAATGAACAAGAAAACTGGAGCAATCTAGTGGAGAAAAAAGAGGATACAAAAGCCGCTTGGAATCATTCGAACATCGCTTATGTTGCAACGGTTGATGATAAAATAATAGGCTATATTAGGGGAATCACCGATCAATCGATAACAATATATATTTGCGAATTACTAATTGATCAAGAATACAGGGGAATTGGTGTTGGGCAGGAGCTTCTATACTTTGTACATAGCTTATATCCAATAACTAGAGTAGAAATGCTTGCTTCTAGCACCTCTCAAGCCTATTATGAAAACAAAGGTTTTCGTCCTTTTTATGGATTTAGAAATACGTTTGCTGAATGGGATAGATGA
- a CDS encoding DNA alkylation repair protein, translating into MNQSSMNLTNYLLKNLTDLFEKNKDNEKAIPMEKYLKNHFSFLGIKTPERRALMKQFFAETGLLKLDFQHAFVEGLWEKEEREYQYAALDYINKSLKLVTKDDVYLFEKLITSKSWWDTVDSLAPNAVGQIAKEYPEVKEEVIENWATGNHLWLRRASILFQLKYKGMTEEDRLYRNIVQNATSREFFIQKAIGWALREYSKTNAESVKQFIHAHELSSLSVREGSKYI; encoded by the coding sequence ATGAATCAATCTAGCATGAATTTAACTAATTATTTATTAAAAAACCTTACTGATTTATTCGAAAAAAATAAGGATAATGAAAAAGCTATTCCAATGGAAAAATATTTAAAAAATCATTTTTCCTTTTTAGGCATTAAAACACCGGAAAGAAGAGCGCTCATGAAACAGTTCTTTGCTGAAACGGGTCTATTAAAATTAGATTTTCAGCATGCTTTTGTTGAAGGTTTATGGGAAAAGGAGGAGCGTGAATATCAATATGCAGCATTAGATTATATTAACAAATCATTGAAACTAGTAACAAAAGATGATGTGTATTTATTTGAAAAGCTGATTACTTCCAAATCATGGTGGGATACGGTGGATAGTCTTGCTCCGAATGCTGTAGGACAAATTGCTAAAGAGTATCCAGAAGTAAAAGAGGAAGTGATTGAGAACTGGGCGACTGGCAATCATTTATGGTTGCGTCGTGCTTCGATCTTATTCCAACTTAAGTATAAAGGGATGACGGAAGAAGATCGGTTATATCGAAATATCGTCCAAAATGCAACCAGTAGGGAATTTTTTATACAAAAGGCGATTGGATGGGCTTTAAGGGAATATTCGAAAACAAATGCTGAATCGGTTAAACAGTTCATACACGCACATGAACTATCAAGCTTGAGTGTACGTGAAGGCAGTAAATATATTTAA
- a CDS encoding glycosyl hydrolase family 18 protein, whose translation MTEINYSFQKKPTNRKVIVGFIIAVLVVVISTIMLILYPFGNNEKVNYFQGEGPVLLNGEQIGNAIFDKDTVYLPLSIWQEKIDESITYDTNSNSVIVTTKDKVIQFPTDSVSYYVNDKNTDLSFHPLKDEDGTIYVALDPLAQFYPIKYTILEEEQVVLIEENGQERADGIFTSKKVRQDFTRLRSAETLSSPYIEELTPGEHVTIEKEVEDYYFVRKENGIAGFVKKKYVEKGKIEVVQVALEQKEPKLNKIDGPIQLTWEAVYSRNPDTSSIPKMNGVNVVSPTWFKLSGNDGNVTNLGSTAYVDWAHKQGYQVWGLFSNDFDPDKTHEVLKDYQKRQTVIRQLLVYSEMYKLDGINIDIENVREEDGKYVTQFVREATPYLHEAGITVSMDITFIAGGNYSAFLQRDHLAEIVDYLVVMAYDEHWATSPIAGSVASFPWVEANLETLLDVVPNDKLVLGVPLYARLWEEKENGEISSKSLSMASVEEWLKEHKVTPTYDEVSGQNYGEYFDKETKSIYKIWLEDELSLAKRAELVERYSLAGLASWSRTFANETAWSALSLEKKEQ comes from the coding sequence ATGACAGAAATAAATTATTCATTTCAGAAAAAACCAACAAATAGAAAAGTAATTGTTGGTTTCATTATAGCAGTATTAGTAGTGGTTATATCCACGATTATGCTTATTCTATATCCATTTGGTAATAACGAGAAAGTGAATTACTTTCAAGGAGAAGGTCCTGTTTTACTAAATGGAGAACAAATAGGAAATGCCATTTTTGACAAAGATACTGTGTATTTGCCACTAAGCATTTGGCAGGAAAAAATAGATGAAAGCATTACGTATGATACGAACAGTAATTCTGTTATTGTTACGACAAAAGACAAAGTCATTCAATTTCCAACTGATTCTGTATCCTATTATGTAAATGATAAAAATACGGATCTTTCCTTTCATCCATTGAAAGATGAGGACGGTACAATTTATGTAGCGCTGGATCCATTAGCACAGTTTTACCCGATTAAATATACCATTTTAGAAGAAGAGCAAGTTGTGCTGATAGAAGAAAATGGACAAGAGAGAGCAGATGGAATATTTACTTCTAAAAAAGTCAGGCAGGATTTCACAAGATTGCGGTCAGCTGAAACATTATCTTCTCCTTATATAGAAGAGTTAACTCCAGGTGAGCATGTAACGATTGAAAAAGAAGTAGAAGATTATTATTTTGTAAGAAAAGAAAATGGAATCGCAGGTTTTGTAAAAAAGAAATATGTGGAAAAAGGCAAAATAGAGGTTGTTCAAGTTGCGTTAGAACAGAAGGAGCCTAAGTTAAATAAAATCGATGGACCTATCCAATTAACGTGGGAAGCAGTATATTCAAGAAATCCAGATACTTCAAGCATTCCAAAAATGAACGGAGTAAATGTTGTTTCACCAACTTGGTTTAAACTATCAGGAAATGATGGGAATGTAACAAATTTAGGGTCAACTGCATACGTGGATTGGGCGCATAAACAGGGTTATCAAGTATGGGGGTTATTCTCCAATGATTTTGATCCGGATAAAACACATGAAGTATTAAAGGATTATCAAAAAAGACAAACCGTTATTAGGCAGCTTCTAGTATATAGTGAAATGTACAAGTTAGATGGTATTAATATCGATATTGAGAATGTTCGCGAAGAAGATGGAAAATATGTAACGCAATTTGTGAGAGAAGCAACTCCATATTTACATGAGGCGGGAATTACTGTTTCAATGGATATTACATTTATAGCTGGTGGGAATTATTCAGCATTCTTACAACGGGATCATCTAGCAGAAATCGTCGATTATTTAGTCGTAATGGCATATGATGAGCATTGGGCGACAAGTCCGATTGCTGGAAGTGTGGCAAGTTTTCCTTGGGTGGAAGCTAATTTAGAAACATTACTTGATGTTGTTCCAAATGATAAGCTCGTTTTAGGCGTACCATTGTATGCGCGATTATGGGAAGAGAAAGAAAATGGGGAAATTTCTTCTAAGTCCCTTTCCATGGCAAGTGTCGAGGAATGGTTAAAAGAGCATAAAGTTACGCCAACATATGATGAAGTAAGCGGTCAAAACTACGGGGAATATTTTGATAAAGAAACAAAATCAATATATAAAATTTGGCTAGAGGATGAATTATCCTTGGCAAAAAGAGCTGAATTAGTAGAACGGTATAGCTTAGCTGGTCTTGCAAGCTGGTCGCGTACCTTTGCTAATGAAACAGCATGGTCCGCATTATCGTTAGAGAAGAAGGAACAATAG